From one Cyanobacterium stanieri PCC 7202 genomic stretch:
- a CDS encoding transposase (PFAM: Putative transposase DNA-binding domain; Probable transposase~TIGRFAM: transposase, IS605 OrfB family, central region~COGs: COG0675 Transposase and inactivated derivatives~InterPro IPR010095:IPR001959:IPR007087~KEGG: mar:MAE_42620 transposase~PFAM: transposase IS891/IS1136/IS1341 family; transposase IS605 OrfB~SPTR: Transposase;~TIGRFAM: transposase, IS605 OrfB family), translated as MIVLEYRLKGKQYQYQAIDDAIRTAQFIRNKALRLWMDGDKVNKYDLNKYCAVLAKEYPFASELNSTARQASAERAWSSISRFFDNCKKGVKGKKGYPKFKKNSRSVEYKASGWKLDEKTKKHITFTDKKGIGRLKLVGSRDIYFYNASDIKRVRLVKRADGYYCQFSVKVNMQIETQPTNKVVGLDVGLKEFLTDSEGNKVENPRFLRKAEKAINRANRQKSKKFVKGKKPQSNNYHKAKVRYARKHLKVSRQRKEFAKSVAYCVIKSNDLVAYEDLNVKGMVRNRKLAKSISDAGWTIFRQWLEYFGYKYGKITVAVPPHNTSQDCSNCGQKVQKSLSTRTHVCPHCGHIEDRDWNAAKNILIKALRTVGHTGTYAWGDLPSWAIGVNLSSNGESVNQESPPSTDR; from the coding sequence ATGATAGTCCTCGAGTACCGGTTAAAAGGCAAGCAATACCAATATCAAGCCATTGATGATGCTATTCGCACGGCTCAATTCATTAGAAATAAAGCCTTGCGGTTGTGGATGGATGGTGATAAGGTTAACAAATATGACCTAAATAAATATTGTGCCGTCTTAGCTAAAGAGTACCCATTTGCGTCTGAGTTAAATTCCACCGCTAGACAAGCATCAGCTGAACGAGCTTGGAGTTCTATTTCTCGTTTTTTTGACAACTGTAAGAAAGGTGTTAAGGGCAAGAAAGGCTATCCCAAATTCAAGAAAAACTCTCGTTCAGTGGAATATAAAGCTAGTGGTTGGAAATTAGATGAAAAGACAAAAAAGCATATCACCTTTACCGATAAAAAGGGCATTGGCAGACTTAAATTGGTAGGCAGTAGAGATATATATTTCTACAATGCCTCTGATATTAAACGAGTGCGTTTAGTCAAAAGAGCCGATGGCTACTATTGTCAATTCTCGGTTAAAGTAAATATGCAGATTGAGACTCAACCGACAAATAAAGTCGTTGGCTTAGATGTTGGCTTAAAAGAATTTCTCACGGATAGTGAAGGTAATAAAGTAGAAAATCCTCGCTTCTTGAGAAAAGCTGAGAAAGCCATTAATCGTGCAAATCGCCAAAAGTCAAAAAAATTTGTTAAAGGTAAAAAACCTCAATCAAATAACTATCACAAGGCTAAGGTTCGGTATGCCCGTAAACATTTAAAAGTAAGTAGGCAACGTAAAGAGTTTGCTAAGAGTGTAGCATACTGCGTAATCAAATCTAACGATTTGGTCGCCTATGAAGATTTAAACGTGAAAGGCATGGTCAGAAATCGGAAACTAGCTAAATCAATCAGTGATGCTGGATGGACTATTTTTAGGCAATGGTTAGAGTATTTTGGGTATAAATACGGCAAAATAACAGTAGCCGTACCACCTCATAACACTAGCCAAGATTGTTCTAATTGTGGTCAAAAAGTGCAAAAATCTCTATCCACTAGAACTCATGTTTGTCCCCACTGTGGGCATATTGAAGATAGAGATTGGAATGCTGCAAAAAATATCCTGATAAAAGCATTACGTACCGTAGGGCATACGGGAACATACGCTTGGGGAGATCTGCCCTCTTGGGCGATTGGTGTAAACCTGTCGTCTAACGGCGAGTCGGTGAACCAAGAATCCCCACCTTCAACCGATAGGTAA
- a CDS encoding hypothetical protein (COGs: COG0625 Glutathione S-transferase~InterPro IPR004045:IPR017933~KEGG: syp:SYNPCC7002_A2737 hypothetical protein~SPTR: Putative uncharacterized protein) — MAIAPLSWQELEKLTDYKIDRINGQTNSQATLRLFNHSEDEVRVTLYRDNHAWCPYCQKVWLWLEEKQIPYRIKKVTMFCYGQKESWYKQKVPSGMLPALELDGQMITESDDILIALEQAFGVLNFGMEDKKVLPLRKLERLLFRAWCTWLCYPTVLPQQEANNRKQFIQVVKKVESALNQTPSPYFLEDFSTADVVFTPYVERMNASLYYYKGYSLREENPRLSAWFDAMETRPTYRGTQSDFHTHAHDLPPQMGGCYSNGEPQTLENQKKVDRGDWFLLPDVAYPEPENSRQEALYRVLKHRQNIIEINPADNQLFDQALRCALTQMMTGEDCQPPKKSALGLRYLRDRINVPRDMSIYAGKRLRQALEYTASLDSDIQPEPLPIRHRRDQNPLNFRGGLVTEK; from the coding sequence ATGGCGATCGCACCTTTATCTTGGCAAGAACTAGAAAAATTAACCGACTATAAAATCGATAGAATCAACGGGCAAACAAACTCCCAAGCTACCCTTAGACTATTTAACCACTCCGAAGATGAAGTGAGAGTAACCCTATATAGAGATAATCATGCTTGGTGTCCCTATTGTCAAAAAGTATGGTTATGGTTAGAAGAAAAACAAATCCCCTACCGCATCAAAAAAGTAACCATGTTTTGCTACGGTCAAAAAGAATCATGGTATAAACAAAAAGTACCTTCAGGGATGCTTCCAGCTCTCGAATTAGACGGTCAAATGATCACCGAAAGCGATGATATACTAATCGCCCTCGAACAAGCCTTTGGGGTACTAAATTTCGGCATGGAAGACAAAAAAGTTCTTCCTCTGCGCAAACTCGAAAGACTACTATTTAGGGCATGGTGTACATGGTTATGTTATCCTACCGTTTTGCCCCAACAAGAAGCTAACAACCGAAAACAATTCATTCAAGTTGTTAAAAAAGTTGAAAGTGCCTTAAATCAAACTCCTAGCCCCTACTTTCTCGAAGACTTCAGCACCGCCGATGTAGTATTTACTCCCTATGTAGAAAGAATGAATGCCAGTCTTTACTACTACAAAGGCTACTCATTACGGGAAGAAAACCCCCGCCTTTCTGCGTGGTTTGATGCCATGGAAACCCGCCCCACCTACCGAGGTACCCAAAGCGATTTTCATACCCACGCCCACGACTTACCCCCCCAAATGGGAGGATGTTACAGCAACGGTGAACCCCAAACCCTAGAAAATCAGAAAAAAGTAGATCGAGGAGATTGGTTTTTATTACCTGATGTTGCTTATCCTGAACCAGAAAACTCCCGCCAAGAAGCCCTTTATCGAGTTTTGAAACATCGTCAAAACATTATTGAAATCAATCCTGCGGATAATCAATTGTTTGACCAAGCCTTACGGTGTGCCTTAACTCAGATGATGACAGGGGAAGATTGCCAACCTCCTAAAAAATCTGCCCTCGGCTTAAGATATTTAAGGGATAGGATAAATGTGCCTAGGGATATGTCAATCTATGCAGGGAAAAGACTACGACAAGCCCTCGAATATACCGCTAGTTTAGATAGTGATATACAACCAGAGCCTTTACCCATCCGCCATCGCCGAGATCAAAACCCTCTCAATTTTCGTGGGGGATTAGTTACCGAGAAGTAA
- a CDS encoding Mg chelatase, subunit ChlI (PFAM: Magnesium chelatase, subunit ChlI~TIGRFAM: Mg chelatase-related protein~COGs: COG0606 ATPase with chaperone activity~InterPro IPR003593:IPR004482:IPR000523~KEGG: cyh:Cyan8802_3181 Mg chelatase, subunit ChlI~PFAM: magnesium chelatase ChlI subunit~SMART: AAA ATPase~SPTR: Mg chelatase, subunit ChlI;~TIGRFAM: Mg chelatase, subunit ChlI) has product MLARVWSATVVGIDAIKIGVEVDVSGGLPKITVVGLPDTAVQESRERVKAAIKNSGFAFPVRKVTINLTPADLRKEGPSFDLPISIAILAASEQIDPYLLGDYLFLGEMSLDGSLRPIAGVLPMAAVAMKLGFKGMVVPKGNAQEAAVVKGLDVYGLNNLNEVTQFLQEPEKFSPTQVDRAENFEPLFSLLDNLKDVKGQNHPRRALEIAAAGGHNLIFVGPPGSGKTMLARRLPSILPPLSFQEALEVSQVYSVAGLLKDRGSLVRSRPFRSPHHSASGASLVGGGSYPKPGEISLSHHGVLFLDELTEFKRTVLEFLRQPLEDGVVTISRARQSVEFPAQFTLVASTNPCPCGYYGDSIQPCTCSPRQREQYWAKLSGPLLDRIDLQVVVSRLKPEEMTSQPQGENSESVRERVNKARAIAQKRFKDDKISCNAQMRSKHLREYCPLDQASRTLLENAIRKLGLSARAMDRILKVSRTIADLAGDEHLQSYHLAEAIQYRTIDRMH; this is encoded by the coding sequence ATGTTAGCAAGGGTATGGAGTGCCACAGTAGTGGGCATAGATGCCATCAAAATAGGAGTCGAGGTAGATGTTTCTGGTGGACTGCCCAAAATTACCGTGGTTGGCTTACCTGATACAGCAGTGCAAGAATCAAGGGAAAGGGTAAAAGCCGCCATCAAAAACTCAGGGTTTGCCTTTCCTGTGCGCAAAGTAACCATTAACCTAACCCCCGCAGACTTGAGAAAAGAAGGTCCTAGTTTTGATTTGCCCATCAGTATCGCTATTTTAGCGGCTTCAGAACAAATTGACCCCTATTTACTGGGAGATTATCTTTTTTTGGGGGAGATGTCGTTAGATGGCAGTTTACGCCCCATTGCTGGAGTTTTACCCATGGCAGCAGTGGCGATGAAGTTGGGTTTTAAGGGGATGGTTGTACCCAAGGGAAATGCCCAAGAGGCAGCAGTAGTGAAAGGTTTGGATGTTTATGGCTTAAATAATCTCAATGAAGTTACCCAGTTTCTGCAAGAGCCTGAAAAATTTAGCCCCACTCAGGTAGATAGGGCAGAAAATTTTGAGCCTTTATTTTCTCTTTTGGATAATTTAAAGGATGTGAAAGGACAAAACCATCCCCGTCGTGCTTTGGAAATAGCAGCGGCAGGGGGGCATAATTTAATTTTTGTGGGGCCTCCCGGTTCGGGTAAAACCATGTTAGCCAGACGTTTACCAAGTATTTTACCGCCCCTGAGTTTTCAGGAAGCCCTAGAAGTGTCTCAGGTGTATTCCGTGGCAGGATTATTAAAAGATAGAGGCTCTTTGGTGCGATCGCGCCCTTTTCGTAGTCCTCATCATTCTGCCAGTGGTGCATCCTTAGTGGGAGGGGGTAGCTATCCCAAACCGGGGGAAATTTCCCTTTCCCATCATGGGGTGTTATTTTTAGATGAATTGACAGAATTTAAAAGAACTGTACTAGAGTTTTTACGCCAACCCCTCGAAGATGGGGTAGTGACCATTTCTCGCGCCCGTCAGTCGGTGGAATTTCCTGCCCAGTTTACCCTCGTAGCCAGTACCAATCCTTGCCCCTGTGGCTATTATGGTGACTCTATTCAACCCTGCACCTGTTCACCCCGACAAAGGGAACAATATTGGGCAAAATTATCAGGCCCTTTATTGGATAGAATTGACTTGCAAGTAGTTGTCAGTCGTTTGAAACCCGAAGAAATGACCAGTCAACCCCAAGGAGAAAATTCCGAATCTGTACGAGAAAGAGTTAATAAAGCCCGTGCGATCGCCCAAAAACGATTTAAGGATGATAAAATTAGTTGCAATGCTCAAATGCGATCGAAACATTTACGGGAATACTGTCCCCTAGATCAAGCCAGTCGAACTCTTTTAGAAAACGCCATTCGTAAATTAGGACTTTCTGCTAGAGCGATGGACCGTATTTTGAAAGTATCCCGCACCATTGCCGACTTAGCAGGAGATGAACATCTACAAAGTTATCACCTTGCCGAAGCGATTCAATATCGCACCATCGACAGAATGCATTGA
- a CDS encoding hypothetical protein (KEGG: mar:MAE_01360 hypothetical protein~SPTR: Putative uncharacterized protein), which yields MEAIKVQGVVNEQGQLIVEENINLSAGNVEIIILKKDKLEHIETDNKPLTNESEKNANKPIWEIAEELIEDVSDEDKARLPNDGAVEHDHYIYGTSKINK from the coding sequence ATGGAAGCAATTAAAGTTCAAGGTGTTGTTAATGAACAAGGACAACTAATAGTTGAGGAAAATATTAATCTTAGTGCTGGAAATGTAGAAATTATTATTTTGAAAAAGGATAAGTTAGAGCATATAGAAACGGATAATAAACCTTTAACCAATGAAAGTGAAAAAAATGCTAATAAACCTATTTGGGAAATAGCAGAGGAGTTAATAGAAGATGTGAGCGATGAAGATAAAGCTCGACTCCCCAACGATGGGGCCGTTGAACATGATCACTATATATATGGAACATCTAAAATTAATAAATAG
- a CDS encoding protein of unknown function DUF323 (PFAM: Formylglycine-generating sulfatase enzyme~COGs: COG1262 conserved hypothetical protein~InterPro IPR005532~KEGG: npu:Npun_R3623 hypothetical protein~PFAM: protein of unknown function DUF323~SPTR: Putative uncharacterized protein): MINNPLLPLNSCTKEDIINYLEWGWQKEDILFKSILSRDTYYLNPDPLRNPLIFYLGHSAVFYINKLVMVGLLSQRINPDYERLFEMGVDPEFPDELQKILAHIRQQSLEDVWAYRNQVYQTVIKIINNTPLSLPITMDSPWWAIVMGMEHQRIHIETSSMLIRQLPPHLLAKPDGWSYAPSLGKPPENEMVLVDGGKVILGKKDDDFLYGWDVDFGSREEEVNSFLVSKYMITNYDFLDFVNEGGYENKEFWDEESWAWLVGENRHHPKFWLKTDDGYQYRAMFDHIDLPLDYPVEVNHYEAIAFCRYLSQKRGKKYGLMSEAQWHLASMGNDDVNNHNLNLNYQSPTPVGSITTAESQAGVYDIRGNVWEWLGDKFTPLTGFKPHFLYEDYSQPFFDNRHFLLVGGAWVTNGTEATRYYRNWFRPYFYQHAGFRIILLGK; the protein is encoded by the coding sequence ATGATCAATAATCCTCTATTACCTCTCAACTCTTGCACCAAGGAAGACATTATCAATTATTTGGAGTGGGGATGGCAAAAGGAAGATATTTTATTTAAAAGTATCTTGAGTCGTGATACTTATTATCTTAATCCTGATCCCCTGCGTAATCCTTTAATTTTTTATCTTGGACATTCTGCAGTATTTTATATCAATAAATTGGTCATGGTGGGCTTACTAAGCCAAAGGATAAACCCTGATTATGAAAGGCTTTTCGAGATGGGGGTTGATCCAGAATTTCCTGATGAGTTACAAAAAATCCTTGCTCATATTCGTCAACAATCCCTCGAGGATGTGTGGGCATATCGTAACCAAGTTTATCAGACTGTAATCAAAATAATTAATAATACTCCTTTATCACTACCCATAACGATGGATAGTCCTTGGTGGGCAATTGTAATGGGCATGGAACATCAGAGGATTCATATTGAAACTTCTTCGATGTTGATTCGTCAGTTACCTCCTCATCTATTAGCAAAGCCTGATGGTTGGAGTTATGCACCTTCTTTGGGTAAACCTCCAGAGAATGAAATGGTTTTGGTGGATGGTGGTAAGGTGATTTTGGGTAAAAAGGATGATGATTTTCTCTACGGTTGGGATGTGGATTTTGGTAGTAGGGAGGAGGAGGTTAATAGTTTTTTGGTTAGTAAATATATGATTACTAACTATGATTTTTTAGACTTTGTCAATGAGGGGGGTTATGAAAATAAAGAATTTTGGGATGAGGAAAGTTGGGCATGGTTGGTAGGGGAAAATCGCCATCATCCTAAGTTTTGGCTGAAAACAGATGATGGTTATCAATACCGAGCTATGTTTGACCATATCGATTTGCCCTTAGATTATCCTGTGGAGGTTAACCACTATGAGGCGATCGCATTTTGTCGTTATTTAAGCCAAAAAAGAGGCAAAAAATACGGTTTGATGAGCGAAGCGCAATGGCATCTTGCTTCTATGGGTAATGATGATGTAAATAATCATAATCTGAATCTGAATTATCAATCTCCTACCCCCGTGGGAAGTATCACAACCGCTGAAAGTCAGGCAGGAGTTTATGATATTAGAGGGAATGTATGGGAATGGTTAGGGGATAAATTTACCCCTCTGACAGGATTTAAACCCCATTTTCTCTATGAAGATTATTCGCAACCCTTTTTCGATAACCGTCATTTTCTCCTAGTAGGCGGTGCATGGGTTACCAATGGCACAGAAGCCACCCGTTATTATCGCAACTGGTTTCGCCCTTATTTCTACCAACACGCAGGATTTAGGATTATTTTATTAGGGAAATAA